CAGATTCAAGGCCCTTCCGGTGATGGTCACTTATGGTGTCGTCgacaagaataacaaagtccctTGTTGATCCTGCTTGACGAATGCTTTGAGCTGCTGCAATTGCACCACAGACATACTCACTTGCTGAATGCAGTATGGTAGCATATGCTTCTCTGCGTCGGTCTACCGAGTAAAGTCTTGCTGTAAGAGAAAGGATTTGGTGTCACTCATCAGAAAAATCCAAGTAATACAGGGACAACAATAAAAGACGTAAAAGCAAATTTTCAATTATGACAATATTCGAACAGAAGGTGGTGATGTTCCTATATGTTAAAGCAGAGAGATTGCTATATATTTCAACTGCCACAGATGGATAGCTCTTCCAGGCATTGTGGGTATTCAAATTAGCAAATCAACAGATGAGTAGATGACAAACATTTGCAAAAGGTAATGAGGAATAATTAGCATATTTCTATGCAGAGACATTGAAAACAGCAGAGATAGTAATCAACTTACATTTTGCTTTGAGTGGAACAGCAAGCTCACAAGATCCAATCGGAAGTCTAAGCTTCTCCTTTAATGCCTTCGAGTCAGGCTTGTATAGCCAAGCATTGCCTTCATGTTTCTTAAGATTCTTGCAAGAGAAGAGATTCGGAAGAGGGAAGCACTCCGTCACAAACATCACATGTACCCCACGGTTGCCTCTTGCGGCGGTCACGGCCAATTTTGCTGCTGACAACTGCAGATGCAACCGGGCAACATCTCTGGACCACCCGCCAACTCGGGTACAGGGAAGCTTCACAGCAATAACATCAAAGTGTGTCCCTCTTGGGAAATTAGGCTCTGGAAGCGATGGACAAGATGGTATCTCTGTTTCTTCCTCCTCATCAATCCATTCAGGGTACAGTGTCTGCCAGGTAATGCTTTCATTAGCATGCTCCAACCTTATGATCGAAAACTCACTTTCTGGGAGCAATTGCGTCCAAGACCCAAACTCAGTGCTGTTAAAATTCAAGAGTCCGACCTTGAGCTTCTGCTCACCACCATTCAGACTTTCGATAGTTTTATACACATCATCCCACTGAACGGGCATAGTAGATACATATCGCGGATCAGGGATAGTCTTATCCCATATCCATCCAACATTAACAAACCTGCAAAGCACATGAACACGATGAGCTTCAGGGCAATATGCAGCTTACCATATACAGATAAAAACTTATCATAGTGGAAAGTAATGTTCTACGTGTAGTACTAGCTGTTACAACAAGATACTCTTCATACATATATACTTACCGAGAATTGGACTGCAACTGATGCTCGTACACAGACGGAGTGTATAGAAGTGTCAGAAATGCAGCAGACATGATAGCGAAGAGCAAAAGTTGCAAGGATCGGAACTTGCAGCCGGAGCTTTTCTCTAGAACAAATACATCAAACTTTTCAACCTCTTTGAAACTTTTACTTTTCTGGGTCCTTCTTTTAGCTGTGTCATCACTGCAACAGAGGAGATAGTCAAGAGACAGCAAGTCAGTAACGGAACAGCGAAGTACTAATTCTGGCCAAGAGAAAGTCGGAACTCAGAAGCTATCTCTACAATAAAAAGTCTTACTATATTGGTATAAACATTTTTTTGGTACTAATGCCATGAGAGCAGTAGAGTTCTGCTCCTGACTTTCATTTTGTTATGCAGGAGGATGATTTGTTTCCGTTTTACTTTTGTCAATATCACACTTTGTAGATGCTAGACACTCAACAGGCACTGGGAACTTTGGCTAGGCAGATGAAACAAAAACTCTGCCTAAGATTTATAGGGATATATAGGAGAATTTCTGAAGAAGTGTTATTTCCCAATATAAACAGATTATATTAAAATACTACTTGTTAGTCCAAAaccaaaactctgaaataggcactTCTGAAGAAGCAGGTATGATTTCCCAAAGTAACCAGCTTATATTAATATTATTTTTATCTGAAGTACAAGGAAGGAAGTGATCCAACTTGGTTCCGAAGGTCCCCATCAGAACAACCACTTGTACCAAAATAACAAGAAAATAAGCCTACAAGCAAGCCACACCCTGGTGCTTTCCTTTCCTCGCCCCATTGCTTTGCTTACAACCACAAAGATAGCTTTCATAGTGCTTTCCTAGGGTGATGGTGTCTGGTTTTTCTTGGAGGCTGCACTATATATGCTTATGCTCAGAAGGTTCAGAAGACTAGCCTCCATGGGCGGCTAACATGCATTGCAACACTAAAACTAAAGTGCTCGCACCACTTTTAACAGGAGAAACTGCAGCGTCTCATATTGGGAAGTGATCACACACTAAAGTGATTTGCCTATCGAGGAGAAAAAGGCTAAGGGGAACAAAAGTACACACGTTTCTCCGCACCGAAAATTAAAAAAGATGAAGCAAATGAAAACCAGCGCACTCATCTATTCCTCCGGGCCTCTGCTTTATTAGTCACATCTTTTAGAAAAGGAGAGCACCACTAATCACAGAGATTCCCGGACGGTACCTAACCAAACCCCCCATGTTTCTTGGTCTCGAATCGACAGCACGCTCCGATTAGCAAATTTTAATACCGGCAAACACGCGAAGAAAAGCTGTCACTCTCCATTTCGCAATTTTAATACCGTCAAACACGCGAAGAAAAGCCGCACGGATGAGCAATCCCAGGTGTAGATATGAAAACTTTGTAGTAGCGTCAATGCCGTTAACATCACAAAGACTGATGACAGGCGACCAAGGTTGCCGAATTCACTCCGTTCGCCGCGCACCGAAGAGTCAAACACAACCCCGAAAACCTGGCATTTTCTAGACGAAATGATCCCCAATTGTCACCCTCAGGCCACCGGCATGAAGGGACTGTACCGGAGCTGACCTACTCAACGCGCCCACTGCGGAGTGCACATGGAACCAATGCATCAGTAGGAGATTTTAATAGGGTTTCGGTGACAAGGAGCGGTCTCCGGGGCCAAATCCGCAGTGAGGAACACATGAGCACCGACACCTGGCCCCACCATAGTAACAAAAAAACTGGTGCTGGGTTACCAAAACTATCAGCATCTCCTAAATATGGGATCGAAACCACCGCCAGAAATGCAGGGCAGATCCCTGGCCGGTAATAAGAACAAAATCAGGTTAAAAAGTGGGGGCAAGAACCGGCAGATTCATGGCAGTTCGGGCATCTCAGCAACGGAAAAGAGGGCGCATTCTCGCCGCATCTCTAACGGGAAGTGGTACATATGGATGTATGGGTGGATGCCATAAAGGCGCTGCAACCACCAACGGCGCCACCTACAAGATCAGGGAAGttaaggaggagggaggagggcgccATGGACGGACGGAC
The Aegilops tauschii subsp. strangulata cultivar AL8/78 chromosome 3, Aet v6.0, whole genome shotgun sequence genome window above contains:
- the LOC109747364 gene encoding UDP-glucuronate:xylan alpha-glucuronosyltransferase 1, translated to MGSLEARYRPAGAADDTAKRRTQKSKSFKEVEKFDVFVLEKSSGCKFRSLQLLLFAIMSAAFLTLLYTPSVYEHQLQSNSRFVNVGWIWDKTIPDPRYVSTMPVQWDDVYKTIESLNGGEQKLKVGLLNFNSTEFGSWTQLLPESEFSIIRLEHANESITWQTLYPEWIDEEEETEIPSCPSLPEPNFPRGTHFDVIAVKLPCTRVGGWSRDVARLHLQLSAAKLAVTAARGNRGVHVMFVTECFPLPNLFSCKNLKKHEGNAWLYKPDSKALKEKLRLPIGSCELAVPLKAKSRLYSVDRRREAYATILHSASEYVCGAIAAAQSIRQAGSTRDFVILVDDTISDHHRKGLESAGWKVRIIERIRNPKAERDAYNEWNYSKFRLWQLTDYDKIIFIDADLLILRNIDFLFTMPEISATGNNATLFNSGVMVIEPSNCTFQLLMNHINEITSYNGGDQGYLNEIFTWWHRIPKHMNFLKHFWEGDEEEVKAKKTQLFGANPPILYVLHYLGRKPWLCFRDYDCNWNVPILREFASDIAHTRWWKVHDKMPKKLQSYCLLRSRLKAGLEWERRQAEKANFTDGHWKRNITDKRLKICFEKFCFWESMLWHWGEAPNNATKKAPTPALPAATLSSS